A single genomic interval of Amycolatopsis albispora harbors:
- a CDS encoding GGDEF domain-containing protein — MGSLGRPTGWALWSAPRQVVVWVLAVEVVALVATAATASLAPVDAAGLARFGLLGACLVAHVELSRTIERKREVAAGSGPYLSTTSVWNFAGVIVLPPVLASAMVVLGYGYMWFRVWHRRGTMRPHRWLYSAGTVLLANQAAVVVLTLDPGVPATAGAVAVVVLAGGVRWFVNYALICVVKLLSEPSARVRNVVSGFGEQLLELGAMGLGLLAACVVDTPAVLLVAVPAVLAVLGRSAQVAQFRKAAETDGKTQLLNATAWTEFATHALDRTSRRGGTFGVLMIDLDHFKRINDEHGHGAGDVVLKVVAKAITAGVRSGDLVGRFGGEEFVVALPDISAVELLAVGERLRRWVAALEVPAGHVSISVGAALAPDNGLSVQDLLATADAAMYTAKHEGRNRVEAAAGLLP; from the coding sequence ATGGGTTCGTTGGGCCGCCCGACCGGCTGGGCCCTCTGGTCAGCACCACGCCAGGTCGTGGTGTGGGTGCTGGCCGTCGAGGTGGTGGCGCTGGTGGCCACCGCGGCCACCGCGTCGCTGGCGCCGGTGGACGCCGCCGGGCTGGCCCGCTTCGGACTGCTCGGCGCCTGCCTGGTCGCGCACGTCGAGCTGTCCAGGACGATCGAGCGCAAGCGGGAGGTCGCCGCCGGCTCGGGTCCCTATCTGAGCACGACGAGCGTGTGGAACTTCGCCGGGGTGATCGTGCTGCCGCCGGTGCTGGCGAGCGCGATGGTGGTGCTCGGTTACGGCTACATGTGGTTCCGGGTGTGGCACCGGCGCGGCACCATGCGCCCGCACCGCTGGCTTTACTCGGCGGGCACGGTCCTGCTGGCAAACCAGGCGGCGGTGGTGGTGCTGACCCTCGACCCGGGCGTGCCGGCGACGGCGGGCGCGGTGGCCGTGGTGGTGCTGGCCGGTGGGGTGCGCTGGTTCGTGAACTACGCGCTGATCTGCGTGGTCAAGCTGCTGTCCGAGCCGAGCGCGCGGGTGCGGAACGTGGTCAGCGGCTTCGGTGAGCAACTGCTGGAACTCGGCGCGATGGGCCTCGGCCTGCTCGCGGCGTGTGTGGTGGACACACCGGCGGTGCTGCTGGTGGCGGTGCCCGCGGTGCTGGCGGTGCTGGGGCGCTCGGCGCAGGTGGCGCAGTTCCGGAAGGCAGCCGAGACCGACGGCAAGACCCAGCTGCTGAACGCGACGGCGTGGACGGAGTTCGCCACGCACGCGCTGGACCGCACGAGCCGCCGGGGTGGCACGTTCGGGGTGCTGATGATCGACCTGGACCACTTCAAGCGCATCAACGACGAACACGGGCACGGCGCCGGGGACGTGGTGCTGAAGGTGGTGGCGAAGGCGATCACCGCGGGGGTGCGCTCGGGGGACCTGGTCGGCAGGTTCGGCGGGGAGGAGTTCGTGGTGGCCCTGCCGGACATCAGCGCGGTGGAATTGTTGGCGGTCGGCGAACGCCTGCGCCGGTGGGTGGCCGCGCTGGAGGTACCCGCGGGCCACGTCTCCATCTCGGTGGGGGCGGCGTTGGCCCCGGACAACGGCCTCTCGGTGCAGGACCTGCTGGCCACCGCCGATGCCGCCATGTACACCGCCAAACACGAGGGCCGGAACCGAGTGGAAGCCGCCGCCGGCCTGCTCCCCTAG
- a CDS encoding MFS transporter, with the protein MARASYAAVFRVPSFTAMWLSQVVSVAGDQLARVALAVLVFERTGSAGWTALAWALTFLADLLGGLFLAGLADRYPARVVLIAADLVRAGLVAVMLVPGLSIVALCAAVFAVQLLSAPFSAARASLLVKWLRPLGLHDLGVSVVSTTFQVALLIGLPLGGGLVALLGVPAVLLIDVATFLLSALVIAIGVRADVRMGPVAGMTPWERARAGARLISRRPKLRTLLLLACVAGFYTAPEGLAIPYAEQIGAGPAGAGWLLVANPAGTVLGNLVLARWVPQRWRLRLLGPLAIASCVVLLPSFAAPELWISLLLWTLCGVASAHDMVTQAAFVRETPEEQLGQAFGLAGAALRVAQGLGIVATGALAGLTGPAVAIGLTAAVGTVAAVVAAGAWRRASASPPAAAG; encoded by the coding sequence ATGGCCCGCGCGTCCTACGCCGCGGTGTTCCGGGTGCCGTCGTTCACCGCGATGTGGTTGTCGCAGGTGGTGTCGGTGGCCGGTGACCAGCTCGCCAGGGTGGCGCTCGCGGTGCTGGTCTTCGAACGCACCGGCTCGGCTGGATGGACCGCGCTCGCCTGGGCGCTGACGTTTCTAGCGGACCTGCTCGGCGGGCTGTTCCTGGCCGGGCTGGCCGACCGGTACCCGGCACGCGTGGTGCTGATCGCCGCGGACCTGGTGCGGGCCGGGCTGGTCGCGGTGATGCTGGTGCCCGGACTGTCCATTGTGGCCCTGTGTGCGGCGGTGTTCGCCGTGCAGCTGCTGTCCGCGCCGTTCTCCGCGGCCCGTGCCTCGCTGCTGGTGAAGTGGTTGCGGCCGTTGGGTTTGCACGATCTCGGGGTGAGCGTGGTGAGCACCACGTTCCAGGTGGCGCTGCTGATCGGGCTGCCGCTGGGCGGGGGACTGGTCGCACTGCTCGGGGTGCCCGCCGTGCTGCTGATCGACGTGGCGACGTTCCTGTTGTCCGCCTTGGTGATCGCGATCGGCGTGCGGGCGGATGTCCGGATGGGACCGGTCGCCGGGATGACACCGTGGGAACGCGCGCGGGCGGGCGCGCGGCTGATCTCGCGGCGGCCGAAGCTGCGGACGTTGTTGTTGCTGGCTTGTGTGGCGGGGTTCTACACCGCGCCGGAAGGGCTGGCGATCCCGTACGCCGAGCAGATCGGCGCCGGACCGGCCGGGGCCGGCTGGCTGCTGGTGGCGAACCCGGCGGGGACCGTGCTCGGGAACCTGGTGCTCGCGCGATGGGTTCCCCAGCGGTGGCGGTTGCGGTTGCTGGGGCCGCTCGCGATCGCCAGCTGCGTGGTGCTGCTGCCCTCGTTCGCCGCGCCGGAACTGTGGATTTCGTTGCTGCTGTGGACTTTGTGCGGGGTGGCGTCGGCACACGACATGGTCACGCAGGCGGCTTTTGTGCGTGAGACCCCGGAAGAGCAGCTCGGGCAGGCGTTCGGTCTCGCGGGCGCGGCGCTGCGCGTGGCGCAGGGGCTGGGCATCGTGGCGACCGGCGCGCTGGCCGGGCTGACCGGTCCCGCGGTGGCCATCGGGCTCACCGCCGCGGTCGGCACGGTGGCGGCCGTGGTCGCGGCCGGGGCCTGGCGGCGGGCGTCGGCATCCCCGCCCGCGGCGGCCGGTTGA
- a CDS encoding response regulator transcription factor, whose product MSRILIAEDEQRIASFVEKGLRANGFSTTVVTDGDAALASAVSEDFDLVVLDLGLPKRDGFEVLTAMRAAGTLTPVIILTARDSVGDTVAGLEGGADDYMTKPFRFEELLARVRLRLKPVAGTPELTVLRHNGLSLDLRTRRAQTPESTTDLTAREFALLELFLRHPGQVLSREQILSHVWGYDFDPGSNVVDVYVRTVRRKVGQDRIATVRGMGYRLV is encoded by the coding sequence GTGAGCCGCATCCTGATCGCCGAAGACGAGCAGCGCATCGCGTCGTTCGTGGAGAAGGGCTTGCGTGCCAACGGTTTCAGCACAACGGTGGTGACCGACGGCGACGCCGCGCTGGCCAGTGCGGTGTCGGAGGACTTCGATCTGGTGGTGCTCGACCTCGGCCTGCCCAAGCGCGACGGCTTCGAGGTCCTGACCGCCATGCGCGCCGCCGGGACGCTGACGCCGGTGATCATCCTGACCGCGCGTGATTCGGTCGGTGACACGGTGGCCGGTTTGGAGGGTGGCGCGGACGACTACATGACGAAGCCGTTTCGATTCGAGGAACTGCTGGCTCGGGTTCGGCTGAGGTTGAAGCCGGTGGCGGGTACGCCGGAGCTGACCGTGTTGCGGCACAACGGTTTGTCACTGGACCTGCGGACGCGACGGGCCCAGACGCCGGAGTCGACCACGGATTTGACGGCGCGGGAGTTCGCTTTGCTGGAGTTGTTCCTGCGACATCCGGGACAGGTGCTTTCGCGGGAGCAGATCCTTTCGCATGTGTGGGGGTACGACTTCGATCCGGGGTCGAATGTGGTGGACGTTTACGTGCGAACGGTGCGGCGGAAGGTGGGGCAGGATCGGATCGCGACGGTTCGGGGGATGGGGTATCGGTTGGTGTAG